From Pantoea sp. Ep11b, the proteins below share one genomic window:
- the galF gene encoding UTP--glucose-1-phosphate uridylyltransferase GalF gives MTKLKAVIPVAGLGMHMLPATKAIPKEMLPVVDKPMIQYIVDECVAAGIKEIVLVTHASKNAVENHFDTTYELEALLEARVKRQLLSEVQSICPPGVTIMNVRQAQPLGLGHSILCARPMIGDNPFVVVLPDVLLDDSTADHMRYNLAAMVARFEETGHSQVLAQHMPATDLSEYSVITTEEPIDHPGDISKIKTFVEKPEHPAELNSDLAAVGRYVLSADIWAELERTEPGAWGRIQLTDAIASLSKHKTVDVSLLTGHSFDCGRKLGYMQAFVSYGLRNNAQGRDFREAIQTILAKQK, from the coding sequence ATGACCAAGCTTAAAGCAGTAATCCCGGTTGCGGGCCTCGGTATGCATATGCTCCCTGCGACTAAAGCCATTCCGAAAGAGATGCTGCCCGTCGTCGACAAACCGATGATCCAGTACATCGTTGACGAATGTGTTGCCGCGGGTATTAAAGAAATTGTGCTGGTCACGCATGCCTCAAAAAATGCGGTCGAAAACCACTTCGACACCACCTATGAGCTGGAAGCTCTGCTGGAAGCGCGCGTGAAGCGTCAGCTGCTGAGCGAAGTGCAGTCTATCTGTCCGCCGGGCGTAACGATCATGAACGTGCGTCAGGCACAGCCACTGGGTCTGGGCCACTCCATTCTCTGCGCCCGCCCGATGATCGGTGATAACCCGTTCGTCGTGGTGCTGCCAGATGTCCTGCTGGATGACTCTACTGCAGACCATATGCGCTATAACCTCGCGGCGATGGTAGCCCGTTTCGAAGAGACCGGCCACAGCCAGGTTCTGGCGCAGCATATGCCCGCGACTGATCTCTCCGAATACTCGGTCATCACCACCGAAGAGCCAATCGATCATCCGGGCGATATCAGTAAAATCAAAACTTTTGTTGAGAAGCCAGAGCATCCGGCTGAACTGAACTCCGATCTGGCCGCTGTAGGGCGTTACGTGCTCTCTGCCGATATCTGGGCCGAACTCGAGCGCACCGAGCCAGGTGCCTGGGGCCGTATTCAGCTGACTGATGCGATCGCCAGCCTGAGCAAACATAAAACCGTTGATGTTTCACTGCTGACCGGGCACAGTTTCGACTGCGGCCGCAAGCTCGGTTATATGCAGGCGTTTGTCTCCTATGGACTGCGCAACAACGCGCAGGGTCGCGATTTCCGCGAAGCGATTCAGACCATTCTCGCCAAACAAAAGTAA
- the galE gene encoding UDP-glucose 4-epimerase GalE — MAILVTGGAGYIGSHTVLALLQRGDDVVVLDNLCNASREAINRVEKLAGKKATFVEGDIRDRACLRDLFAANSISAVIHFAALKAVGESTRMPLEYYENNVAGTVVLLEEMRNAGVWNFIFSSSATVYGADAPVPYVETTPIGGTTSPYGTSKLMTEFVMRDFAKAEPKFKAIALRYFNPVGAHESGEIGEDPTGIPNNLLPYIAQVAIGRLEKLGVFGGDYDTPDGTCLRDYIHVVDLAEGHLKALDHLSQVDGYTAFNLGGGKGFSVLEMIRAFEKASGKAIPFEIKPRRDGDLPAFWADASLANTKLDWRVTRGIDEMMRDTWNWQSKNPDGFK, encoded by the coding sequence ATGGCCATTTTAGTCACGGGCGGAGCAGGGTATATCGGCTCCCATACGGTACTGGCGCTGCTGCAGCGCGGTGATGATGTTGTAGTGCTGGATAACCTCTGCAACGCCTCACGCGAAGCGATCAATCGCGTTGAAAAGCTGGCGGGTAAAAAAGCGACCTTCGTCGAAGGCGATATCCGCGATCGTGCCTGTCTGCGTGACCTGTTTGCAGCCAACAGCATTTCTGCGGTCATCCATTTCGCAGCACTCAAAGCGGTAGGTGAATCGACCCGTATGCCGCTGGAGTATTATGAGAACAACGTTGCAGGCACCGTGGTTCTGCTGGAAGAGATGCGCAATGCCGGTGTCTGGAACTTTATCTTCAGTTCATCAGCCACGGTCTACGGCGCAGATGCGCCGGTTCCTTATGTGGAAACGACCCCGATTGGCGGCACGACCAGCCCTTACGGCACCTCCAAGCTGATGACCGAATTCGTTATGCGCGACTTCGCAAAAGCTGAGCCGAAGTTTAAGGCAATTGCGCTGCGTTATTTCAACCCGGTTGGCGCGCATGAGTCAGGCGAAATCGGTGAAGACCCTACCGGCATCCCGAACAACCTGCTGCCCTATATCGCCCAGGTGGCCATTGGCCGTCTGGAGAAGCTGGGTGTCTTTGGTGGCGATTACGATACGCCAGACGGGACCTGTCTGCGCGACTACATCCATGTGGTCGACCTGGCGGAAGGGCACCTGAAAGCGCTGGATCACCTGAGTCAGGTCGACGGCTATACTGCCTTTAACCTGGGCGGTGGCAAAGGCTTCTCCGTACTGGAGATGATCAGGGCGTTTGAAAAAGCGTCTGGCAAAGCGATTCCTTTCGAGATCAAGCCACGTCGTGACGGCGACCTGCCGGCGTTCTGGGCCGATGCCTCGCTGGCGAACACGAAGCTTGACTGGCGCGTGACGCGCGGCATTGATGAGATGATGCGCGATACCTGGAACTGGCAGAGCAAGAACCCGGACGGGTTTAAGTAA
- a CDS encoding lipopolysaccharide biosynthesis protein, with the protein MSGFKSQAIWLFGSTCFSAVLQVAQLSFLARKLETHELGLLAIINAILAVAGVLQDMGMSSYLVHRQNITRREQSTIYWVNVSLSLCTGLIMLLIAFPVSWFYHLPELTGLIMLTSLNFLVLGHLSQYQAHYIKTKRMVSLAKIEMGTKLLAFLCVVAMLEFTSLTVAAAILGLFINAFTRILCMIALGEKSWRPTWEFDKATFFGAIRYGSYQLGSQTINQLRTQADALVVGKVMGAEMLGVYSLAKELVLQPLKLVTPVINRLALPRFAEKQHDPEQLKKLFLKGTLGIMLFSSAMYLAIGILSPVIVRLLYGPSHEQVYHLIPLMLLFGMLRPMGGLTGAISQANGRTNVEFYWNIVASIVVLAVLATTFIWPNVLYVALTLSISQILISALAHPFFIRPVIGIRFIPYARQWVAVSVVFVGVMLLVNHFNLFVMPEWFEGWL; encoded by the coding sequence GTGAGTGGATTTAAGTCACAGGCGATTTGGCTGTTTGGCAGCACCTGCTTCTCGGCGGTGCTGCAGGTTGCGCAGCTGAGCTTTCTCGCCCGCAAACTGGAGACCCACGAGCTGGGGCTGCTGGCCATCATCAACGCCATCCTGGCGGTGGCGGGGGTGCTGCAGGATATGGGGATGAGCAGTTATCTGGTGCATCGCCAGAACATTACCCGTCGCGAGCAGAGTACCATCTACTGGGTGAACGTCTCGCTCAGCTTGTGTACCGGCCTGATCATGCTGCTGATCGCCTTCCCGGTCTCCTGGTTCTATCATCTGCCGGAGCTGACAGGGTTGATCATGCTGACCAGCCTGAACTTCCTTGTGCTGGGGCATCTGTCGCAGTATCAGGCGCATTACATCAAAACCAAGCGGATGGTATCGCTGGCGAAGATCGAGATGGGCACCAAGCTGTTGGCCTTCCTCTGTGTGGTAGCGATGCTGGAGTTCACCTCGCTGACGGTAGCCGCGGCGATTCTTGGTCTGTTTATCAACGCCTTTACCCGTATCCTCTGCATGATTGCGCTGGGTGAGAAGTCGTGGCGTCCGACCTGGGAGTTCGACAAGGCGACCTTCTTCGGTGCGATTCGTTACGGCAGCTACCAGCTCGGCTCACAGACCATCAACCAGCTGCGCACCCAGGCGGATGCACTGGTGGTTGGTAAGGTGATGGGGGCCGAGATGCTGGGCGTCTACTCGCTGGCGAAAGAGCTGGTGCTGCAACCGCTGAAGCTGGTGACGCCGGTGATCAACCGTCTGGCGCTGCCGCGCTTTGCGGAAAAGCAGCACGACCCCGAGCAGCTGAAGAAGCTGTTCCTGAAGGGGACGCTGGGTATCATGCTGTTCAGCAGCGCCATGTACCTGGCGATTGGCATCCTCTCACCGGTTATCGTCCGTCTGCTCTACGGCCCGTCACATGAGCAGGTTTATCACCTGATTCCGCTGATGCTGCTGTTCGGGATGCTGCGGCCGATGGGCGGCCTTACCGGGGCGATTTCGCAGGCTAACGGACGCACCAACGTTGAGTTCTACTGGAACATTGTGGCGAGTATCGTGGTGCTGGCCGTTCTGGCAACCACCTTTATCTGGCCAAACGTGCTCTATGTTGCGCTGACGCTCTCTATCTCGCAGATCCTGATTTCCGCCCTGGCGCATCCGTTCTTTATCAGGCCGGTAATTGGCATTCGGTTTATACCCTATGCCCGCCAGTGGGTCGCGGTGTCGGTGGTGTTTGTCGGCGTAATGCTGCTGGTTAATCACTTTAATCTGTTTGTGATGCCAGAGTGGTTTGAGGGCTGGCTGTAA